The sequence CAAAGATGAGAGGACCCCAAAGCCCCATTGAGCCCAGGCACCGACTCTCTACTTCAACAAGGTCAGCTttcctttccttccttttttttcttttcttattgtACTAGTACTTTGTACTGCTGCCACAGTTATTAAATGCTACTAGGATTTCCTTAAACTGACTGATTTTTCTGCTCTACTTGCTACTCTAGTTCTCATTGTATACACTACAAGATTTTAGTACTGggtctttgtttgtttgtttgttttttttttttttttgataagtagtactgggtctttgttttttgtggtacttttcttgtttttaacgTTTTGGTCATAATTCTGTGGTTAGGTAGATATGGTGTATCCACTTCGTTTGTCATTGTTTTTGAGTTCCactgtgttattttttttttcccaaagatGCATTTCTGTGTTCTGATTTAGCTTCCCAGCTTCCCCAATTGTTTTGATTAAGGGGCTTTAGTTTGGTTGGGGGCTGAGGCTGACCCACCCAGTAAGCGATTGTTTTAACTACAAATTCTACTCTAGCTCCGAGTGCTTCCTTTTGCAGCATTTGCTTCAATCAAGTTGAAAGTACACTTCTACATGGAACTGTAGATTATATACTAAGATGCTTACTGGGTGTTTGCCTTATTGTGCTTTGGTTGTTTGTTCCAACTTTCGATAAATTACCATTACATCTGTGTAGGTTTTTCTTGGCCTATGTGTTTCCtcaatcatttttgtttatatgatgAACTTGTTGTAGGATTACAAGTTTGCCTTTGGAGTTGAGAATATGGTTGAGGTTTGCCATGTGAAACTGTAGTGATTGTTTGTGGACTTTTGTACTACATGGAGCTCAATATAATAAGAAATAAGCTACACCCAGGAAATTAGTGGAAAAAGTCTAGCAACTAGAGTTAGTTATGGAAGCTCGGTATGATTTGCAGAATGTCGAGaataaaattcaagttctggTGTGGTAGCCTTCTCAATGGAGTTCAGCAATGTGGGCTTGGAGAGGATTCTATATGTTGGAGATTGAGCAGGAGTCACAACTCTGAGATGAAAGTTACTTGTGTTATGCAATTCGATAGTAGAAGTTTTCTTGGAGAAATAATTGGAGTACAGGGGTCTCTCTTGTGTAAGTGATTACATTCCATGTACTAGGGTCACACCTTGcacttttttcaataaaattacttatcaaaaaaagaaaaaaaaaaaaaagagtgtagGGGTTCCTACAAACTTTATTGTGTGGACTGCAGTATTGAGCACACTGATGCTGGACAGCCTTGAAATCTAAGTGAATAGAGGGCTGTCTTGCAAGGACTGTGTTGAGAAGTGAGGTAGATTTAGGGAAGGGGAATAGAAGCTTAGGTGGTATATGAAGATGTGAAATTGATGCAGGAAGCGCGTATacctttttaatttaatttaattttagaattcttatttttattagtcaTTTGTATTTTGTTTCAGCTCTAATCAGTTAATCCAgttattagtttatttaatttcctaTAGTTAAGGttacatttataatttaataattggcCTTCCAAAGTTAACTAGAATTAGGGTTTAGTCCTAGTACTCTATATAAGCATATTACGTACTCCTATGGAGACGTGTTTGCttgattaattaaaattctcttggaatttttttccaattttatgATGCTTACTCCTAAAGTTATGTATCATTTAGTTTTTTGTTCCTCAAATTTGTTGTTGCATCCGTTTTGGTCTTGTCCTGTGTCAGAAATAATTTGAGTTTGTTGGAAATCAGTATAGTAAAGAAGATGTGATGGCTGCTGAGAATTACTGGAAGGGGGAAGGAAACAATTGCTGAGAATATTGGCAAGAACAAAAGAGGGTAGAGAGAAAATTAGGTAGGAGGAGGGAGGGAGGGAATTCCTAGACTCAATTTCAATAGATTCCATTACTACCAAAGTGTTACATATTACATCCTTTTATACCAAACGTCACTTCCTAAGGGAGTGTTGGAGATTTTAATGATAATTGACCGAGACAGCTCACTTTAGGATTATTTAAGCATCAGCTAAGGGCTAGAGGCAGCCACCTTTCTTTGCCATTAAGTTGCTTCATAGCAAACTACTTCAATTCCGAGAATTAGCTTCTGTTTTACCTAAGGGTAGGAACCtatcaactaaaaaaataaaaaagagagaaagaattagaaattaGATAATAATTAATCTACCAAAGTCCTTAAAAACAGACTATCATGTTAAGTTTAATTTACTCTAGAGAAACTCTTCAAAATAGGTTGCTGGAGTCATTTATGCTAGCTTCTggtttttttctcttcacattTCTAGTATTTGATGTGAATGAAAGAGAATTGTACTTGATAATGGCTTACTTTAGCATTTACAAGATGTACAGTATAAATAGAAGGTGTAGACAACTTTAAAGGGAAGAAAATAAACTCCTATAACAGTTACATACAACTATGAATGGCTGGAATTAAGGAAGTAAATGaggagaatttgaatttgaatagaGCTGGAATTGAGGCCTTGATTTGTCACTTAACATCCCCCTTAAAAATGGGTAGCCAGGACTGCATTGTCAGTTTGTCTCAAAGATAGAGAAATCGAGAAGTAGCCAACCTGTTTGTGAAGATATCATCATTTTGGTTATCTGTGCGAACAATTTGTAATTTGAGAACACCAGAGTTTGAGATGCTTATGAACAAAAAGGTAATCAAGTTTAAATATGTTTTGTTTAAGCGTGAAAAAAAGATTGGCAGCGACACGTGTGGCACTGACATTATCACAGTATAAGTGAGAAAGTAATAATAGTGGGATGTGAAGTTCACTAAGTAGGGAGCGAAGCCATATATTCTGCAACTATACATTCAAGTGCACTGTATTTGGCCTCTGAACTTGACTTGACTATGGTGGGTTGTTTCTTGCAAGACCATGAAAGGAGATTAGGTTTATCTACTGTATGGGTTGGTGATTCAGAAAGTTTACATTTGTGATCTCATATATCTATCTACATGATTTTTCAGTGCACTGATTATGGAATTCAGCTAGTTGATTGTGTTGCAATCAGAAATATCTTCAAACCTCAATAATCAATATCATAAACTTTGCTGTGGCCATTTGAATTATTGCTATTCCTATTGTTGCTTGTTGGGCTCTCTTCACTTGCCTTTTGtacatgcattaatttggtTTGGACCTTCTTGTTACAGTGAAGAATCTAACAAAAGAAAGCCTCAAAGAAGTAAAGCTTTTAAAGATGTTGCAAGGGCCCTCCGTATTTCCGTCCAAGATAGGAATTTAAATTGCAAACCTACATTGAAACTTGTGTTGGTGGTTATTGTCTTGGGAGCCTTTTTGACGTTCTTCCACTCTCCAGCAATTCATAATACAGATCATTTATCCAATTCTGTGTCTCGGTATGCATTACTCACCTAGTTTTCACTTCTGACTACCATGTTTAGTTTACTCTTTGGCGGTTTCTTTCTTGAAATTGAGGTTTTCTAGAActacaatttcatttaaaaaaaaaaattattttacaacagaCTATTAATTGCTCATCCCTCCTTTTCTGGAACTGCAATTGTCACCTAAATTGTCATTCACTATTAAGCAAAGAgcattttattgtaatatttcTCTTCACATCATCTTGAAGAAGTTTGCTGCTTGCAGGGAAACTTTTGTAGACAGCTGGATAAGAGACAGTGCTGCTACACAATATGTATCAGTTTTAGAAATTGACTGggatcaaattgaaaaaattattgagaAGCTAATTGATAGGAATGAGTATCAGGGACTTGGCTTGTTAAACTTTAATGAAAGTGAGATTGATCACTGGAAGCAGCTGATACCGGATGCTGAGCATGTTAATCTGCACCTGGACTATGTGTCAAGCAACATAACATGGGAATCCTTATATCCCGAATGGatagatgaagaagaagaatttgaggTTCCTACTTGTCCTTCTCTACCCAGGATTAAAGTTCCTGGAAAACCACGGATTGATCTTGTTGCAGTCAAACTTCCCTGCAACAAGTCAGGGAGCTGGTCCAGAGATGTGGCTCGTTTTCACTTGCAGCTTGAAGCGGCAAGGATTGCTGCCTCTTCCAAAGGGAATCATCCAGTGCGTGTGCTTATTGTGTCTGATTGCTTCCCAATCCCAAATCTCTTCAATTGCAAGGAACTTCTCACACATGAAGGGAATGTGTGGCTCTTTCAACCCAACCTGAATACATTGAGAAATAAGCTGCAGCTTCCAGTTGGGTCATGTGAACTTGCAGTTCCTCTCAAGGCTAAAGGTCAGTTTGAAACCTAGTGTGTTGTTGGTTGATGTGTGAGTGTGTTTTCCCTTTCCCTCTTTGACTTTTTCTAAGTCAGTTTTTGTTGCAACAAAGAGCTGATGGTCCAGCATCTTCtatttccatctttcttttagTGTATctagaatttttgaaattggagggggggaagagagaagaaaaggggGGCGGGGTGGTGGGTGTTGGTGTGGGTAGGAGAGTTGAAGGGGAGTTTTCAGATTTGTGATTAGGTTTTGCCGAGTTTTCTGAAAATGTTTTGATCAAGTACACAGGTCAACTGTATGTACATATATTCTCGGGACAGTtgcaacttgggaaaaaaattgaaatgaccTCAAAAGCAAGTCTTAGGAGTTTGGGTTCTAATGATATTATTCACAAAGAGACTAGtactttaatattattttgatgaGGTAAACCTAAATATCTAACTGGACTTAGTACTGGTAGTCAAAGAAAGTGATGCTGTTTAGATTCTTATCACTGAAACCTCCTCCATGGAGTTAGGTCCAGTGCATCTTCATTATGTCACAATTATAGAAAAATCAAGCTGAGCCAGAAAAGGAGGGAAAACAAGagagaaaagattgaaaaaaatcaGGAAGTTTTGCTTTTAGAATTAAATTGGTCTTGTCATTTCCAACAGGCTTGTAGCCCTGATTGACACCTACTCCTTTGTTCTTGTGCCATGTTCTTGACCCCCTccccccccacccaaaaaaaaaagggttcttGTAATTGCAAAATACTTGAGTGTGAAACTAACCTATTCTTTATAAACAGAAAACTTTTACTCAGAAAGAGCACACCGAGAAGCATATGCCACAATCCTGCATTCTGCGCATGTATATGTTTGTGGGGCTATCACTGCAGCTCAGAGTATCCGCATGGCTGGTTCAACACGAGATCTTGTGATACTTGTTGATGAAACAATTAGTGAATATCACAGAGGAGGATTGGAGGCTGCTGGGTGGAAGATCCATACAATTCAAAGGATCAGGAACCCAAAAGCTGAAAAGGATGCATATAATGAATGGAACTACAGCAAATTCCGTCTTTGGCAGTTGACAGATTATGACAAGATCATTTTCATCGATGCTGACCTGCTCATTCTAAGGAATATCGATTTCCTGTTTGAGATGCCAGAAATAACTGCCATAGGAAATAATGCTACTCTGTTCAACTCAGGAGTTATGGTGGTTGAACCATCAAATTGTACATTCCGGCTGCTAATGGATCACATCAATGAGTTTGTGTCCTATAACGGTGGGGACCAGGGGTATCTGAATGAAGTCTTCACATGGTGGCACCGGATTCCCAAACATATGAACTTCTTGAAGCACTTCTGGGAAGGCGATGAGGTGGAGAAGAAGGAGATGAAAACTCGTCTCTTTGGGGCTGATCCTCCAATCCTTTATGTCATCCATTACCTGGGTAACAAGCCATGGCTTTGCTTCCGGGACTATGACTGCAACTGGAATGTGGACATTTTGCAGGAGTTCGCCAGTGACGTTGCACATAAAAGGTGGTGGCAGGTGCATGATGCCATGCCAAAAAATTTGCAGAAGTTTTGTTTGCTCAGGTCTAAGCAAAAGGCGGCATTGGAATGGGATCGGAGGCAAGCGGAGAAAGGGAATTACACCGATGGTCATTGGAAAATTAAGATAAAAGACAAGCGTTTAAAGACATGTTTTGAGGATTTCTGCTTCTGGGAGAGCATGTTATGGCACTGGGGTGAAGCGAATTGGACAGATAATGCTACTGTTGCTCCAGCCCCACCTGCAATTACTACCAAATCTCTATCTTCTTTGTGACTTATACTTGTTTTTCCTCATACTTCAACATCTTTTACTTTTAGTTCAAGAAATATCAGGTTTATTGACTATCATCATCATGTATTTCATTTTATACAAATTCTTTTATAGTAGACTTtatattaaactattttatttatttatttattttaatatacatGTTTTCCATCTGGTGGCAAAGTTCTGTGTACCTTGAATTGAATGCATTTTGAAGCTCAATTCCTTGGTATAATGATTTCAGTCCATACTCTACTCATCTTGACGATGGAATGGATAGGTGACAAGTTTGattgtttgttatttttgtttttaataattttaaataggtTAGGTGACAAGTTAACTAAGCCTGtgttttttctatataaaaaaaaaaaaactaagcatGTGATCATCTATTATCCAATCCTATGGTATGGAATAGTAAATTCTAACACGAAATTACTCAATTGAGCATATTTGTTAAAGAAGCAAGTTGTCAAGTTATGAGATGAGAAGCGGCTGAGTGAATTCAGTTCCAGCAACCGTTACCTTTTGAAGGGATATTATTACGgccaataataaattattaaaaagatgtccaattttttttttttttttaattttatatttttataaaattttttccctATTGGGTCACATGATTTTTGGgttaatgagattttttttttacgaaaCGGGTTAATGAGAATTGAGAGGGttataggaatttttttttttttttggagaaaataataatgttttatTAGTAGTTGTTAAAAATAGCTTTGTCATGAAATTATTTTGGAGAATAGCTTttctttgaatatatatattttattattaggcattaaaattttaaaactgtgTATTGTAAACACTAAGGAAACACAATTCCagtgcaaaattttaaaagtttataaatGCTTCAAAACATGATGTTTTAAGAGAGATTAATctccaaaatataattttcttacaATATAATACAATAGTAGgagtatttttaataaataaaaataaaaataaaaataaaacaataataatattattatttcaattcCAAAAAAACCCAGGAATGAGGATGGGAATTAGGAATAGGGATTCACACAGATTGAAACGACGTCGGTTGGGATTGGCTCACTGCTCACAACATTAGGAAACAGAgaagatcatcatcatcatcagcgAGCGGGTGGCATTAGTGCATTAGCACTAGCAGCACAGgcagtgagagtgagagtgagagtgagattGAAGTGATATAGAGAGAAttgtttatttgaaatttgaaagacaGACAGACAGAAATGGAATCAATAACAAGATGCTCTCCTGCGTCTACTATTTCTTTTATTAGCTTCCACAAGCAGAAGCAGAGGTCCAATTTCAACTTCTCATTCCCATTTTGTTATAGAaacttcttcttcaagtcccatactactactactactactactaataataataataatataatttatgcCCGTAACAACCGCAACACAACCTCTTCAGAATCCGACCCTGTTCTCCAACCAACCATTATTCAACAAGTTTTATTGGAtcacgacgacgacgacgacttTCAACATGGTATATTGACTTACTTTCTTTCATTCTCAATTATTTACTTTACTTAACTAATTCTTCCTTGTTTGTTTGTAGAGGATGAATCCTTGGATGATGATTATTTTCAAGACGAGGACGATTATGATGCCGATGCTCAACTCTAtgtaagctctctctctctctctctcacttctcaattttttatttttattttaatctaatgAAGTTGTTGTTAATTAAGTACTCACtgagaattattattattattttgtgaaataaGGTTGGGGATGGAGTTGGAGGGGGTGGAATTTCTCTGGCTGGGACATGGTGGGATAAAGAAGCGTTAAGGATAGCCGAAGAGGTGTCTCTATCATTTGATGGTGATCTCCAAATCTATGCCTTCAAAACTACTTTAAATTCCACCATTCAACTCCGCATTGACAAGCTCTCTAATAAGtaatctatctatctatctatccaTCTTATCAATTATAAAGTCTCATTCTACTTGAATATTTTGTCATCTTTAATTAAAAGAGTGGATGTTGATTGTTGAGTTCTTTGAATCATTAGTGGTGTCAATCCGATAAATGTTGTGATGTCATGCTTGTATCCCATCAATTATATGTCTGTTAGTGTTGACACACGGAGCTTTATCTCTAATACCAATGATTGTTTTCTTACTCTAAACATCAATCTAGAAAACTAAGTCTGCTTTTATCAGATGCCATGATGTcaagtttcttttttgtatatTGTATTCATGATCCAATCCGCAAGACCCATGATTGAGAATATTGCTCTGGACAAATCTGgcttaattaaatttaagttgATGCGATGAAGTTTTTCTTGCAAAAAATGGTGATATCTTGAGTTCAATAGATCCGTGGAAACTGTTTTTCTTTCATTGATTTTTCATGTATAGGCAAGTATGTTGTAGAAGTTCTACTTCTTTCATGCAAATGCCAATTCTTTCCCGCACATTACtcctattatttttataactttatgAGACTTCTCtgctatatatttttattcttcatAGTTTTCAGCATGCCAATGTGCAAATTTAAAGTAAGTTGTGGGTTTGGATTGGTTGATAAAGATGAGATTCAAAAAATACCCATAGCCCCAAATGGTTGGGCTGTACAGAAAAAGAATTATTTGTGAAGTTAAATTCTGTCTCATCTTTCAATTAGGAGATTGACACAATTTTTCCTACCTTTGAGGGATTTGACGGAAGGGAGTAGTTTCATGCAGACAATTGGTCCGAGAAAGGAGAAAGgtgcataaaatttataaaaaaaattatcaaagtaTGTTTTAAGGCTCTAAACAAACTCAACTGGTGGGCTTTGACTAAAATGATACTTCTTCTCACAAGGGTGGtgggtggagggtgaggttgtgagTTTAGAACTCACTATGTGCATGTGTAACGTATCAATAAAAAGAAGACCGTAATCAAACTTAAGCCTTTTGACTTTGTGTCAAAGGTGTATGAGTGTATCAGGccaaattcattttatttttccatttaaattgttcttatatgtaattgatgagatttttttttttttttgttaaaaaaaaaaaaaaaaattttaatatgatcAGATTTTCTTGCTAAATGTAACTTTCTATAAATCATGCATGCCTTTTGCTTAATAATAAAAGCTTCTACAGCTTTAACTCAATGTGATTTGCAGGTCTGGTTCCCCCAGTATGGAAGATATTGAAGCCTTTTCTGTAACCTATAGAGCACGTTTAGATGAAGCACAGCTCAATAAATCTATTCCTGACAATATATCTTTGGAGGTATCTGTTTCCcaattgttttcattttttagtgtTAATTTGGGTGGGGGAGACTCAACTCTACAACGTAGAAaccttaaatttaatttatgggTGTAGATGTACCTAGCTGTGTGCTTGACATGTAGGCCTGTCTTTGATAGATCAAATgatcaattatattatttgagatGTGTTGTTTGTTTCAAACTCTTTTCAAGATTGAAAGTTAATATAGGTGAATCTATAATAATAACTATTGGTAATGTGTTGGATGTAGAAGAACTAGCGGCTATTTTTGGTTGTAAGATGTAAACCCACCTATAAAATATTTGAGTTGTCATTTGGTTGTCCTTTCAAATCAACAGGAGTATAGGATAATGTAACttaagaaatagagagaaagtTGGCAACCAggaaaaaactttatttatcCAAAAGGAGCTAGGATTGCTTACCGAAAAAGAGCACTTTGTCTTGCTTATCaacttattttctctcttttccctttgcTTGTTGGTATAATTAATGGACTTGAGAAATTGCAATTTGACTGTCTTTGGGGTGGCTTTGGTGATGAGTTCAATATCGTTAATTAGAAGACATTTTGCATGCCTATTCAATTTCGGGGAGTTGGGTGTC is a genomic window of Quercus lobata isolate SW786 chromosome 2, ValleyOak3.0 Primary Assembly, whole genome shotgun sequence containing:
- the LOC115975069 gene encoding putative UDP-glucuronate:xylan alpha-glucuronosyltransferase 3, which encodes MRGPQSPIEPRHRLSTSTSEESNKRKPQRSKAFKDVARALRISVQDRNLNCKPTLKLVLVVIVLGAFLTFFHSPAIHNTDHLSNSVSRETFVDSWIRDSAATQYVSVLEIDWDQIEKIIEKLIDRNEYQGLGLLNFNESEIDHWKQLIPDAEHVNLHLDYVSSNITWESLYPEWIDEEEEFEVPTCPSLPRIKVPGKPRIDLVAVKLPCNKSGSWSRDVARFHLQLEAARIAASSKGNHPVRVLIVSDCFPIPNLFNCKELLTHEGNVWLFQPNLNTLRNKLQLPVGSCELAVPLKAKENFYSERAHREAYATILHSAHVYVCGAITAAQSIRMAGSTRDLVILVDETISEYHRGGLEAAGWKIHTIQRIRNPKAEKDAYNEWNYSKFRLWQLTDYDKIIFIDADLLILRNIDFLFEMPEITAIGNNATLFNSGVMVVEPSNCTFRLLMDHINEFVSYNGGDQGYLNEVFTWWHRIPKHMNFLKHFWEGDEVEKKEMKTRLFGADPPILYVIHYLGNKPWLCFRDYDCNWNVDILQEFASDVAHKRWWQVHDAMPKNLQKFCLLRSKQKAALEWDRRQAEKGNYTDGHWKIKIKDKRLKTCFEDFCFWESMLWHWGEANWTDNATVAPAPPAITTKSLSSL
- the LOC115975070 gene encoding uncharacterized protein LOC115975070; the encoded protein is MESITRCSPASTISFISFHKQKQRSNFNFSFPFCYRNFFFKSHTTTTTTTNNNNNIIYARNNRNTTSSESDPVLQPTIIQQVLLDHDDDDDFQHEDESLDDDYFQDEDDYDADAQLYVGDGVGGGGISLAGTWWDKEALRIAEEVSLSFDGDLQIYAFKTTLNSTIQLRIDKLSNKSGSPSMEDIEAFSVTYRARLDEAQLNKSIPDNISLEVSSPGVERVVQIPHELDRFKDRPMYVKYVDEVTANGSSAESDGVFRLISFDMESKCCTWGLADVKKNREKAGKGRPLSRKQREWRLSTSFDSLRLVRLYSDI